A single genomic interval of Cherax quadricarinatus isolate ZL_2023a chromosome 76, ASM3850222v1, whole genome shotgun sequence harbors:
- the LOC128703573 gene encoding thioredoxin domain-containing protein 17 isoform X2, with product MIQKFEVEGFDAFVEKVDSFKDSDNPIYVLFSGSKDSRGKSWCPDCVVAEPVVKGALEKAPEDAVFVYVGVGSRDFWKDKNCVFRTDARTKLKCVPTLMKYGGPQRLEEEQCANVDLVHMLFEDA from the coding sequence ATGATCCAGAAATTCGAAGTGGAAGGCTTTGATGCCTTTGTGGAGAAAGTAGACTCTTTCAAGGACTCAGACAATCCGATATATGTGCTGTTCAGCGGGTCAAAGGACTCCAGGGGGAAGAGTTGGTGCCCAGACTGTGTGGTGGCGGAGCCTGTGGTCAAAGGAGCCCTGGAGAAGGCTCCTGAAGATGCTGTCTTCGTCTACGTGGGCGTGGGTAGCCGAGACTTCTGGAAGGACAAGAACTGTGTTTTCCGCACAGATGCCCGCACCAAACTTAAGTGTGTGCCCACCCTTATGAAGTATGGAGGACCCCAAAGGCTGGAGGAGGAGCAGTGTGCTAACGTTGATTTGGTCCACATGCTTTTTGAAGACGCTTGA